From the Lathyrus oleraceus cultivar Zhongwan6 chromosome 4, CAAS_Psat_ZW6_1.0, whole genome shotgun sequence genome, one window contains:
- the LOC127074349 gene encoding galactomannan galactosyltransferase 1 produces MAKLGSKSKSSPWSSNGCIFLVGAMSVLLLFWGLSSFITPIPNSNPKFNSIATNLKSLNTTINIKSFPDMLHDPSDKTFYDDPETCYTMMDKQMKNWDEKRNEWLLHHPSFVTGADEKILVITGSQPEKCENPIGDHLLLRFFKNKVDYCRLHNYDIIYNNALLNPKMNSYWAKYPVVRAAMLAHPEVEWIWWVDSDAVFTDMEFKLPLNRYKNHNLVIHGWEELVKKEHSWTGLNAGVFLIRNCQWSLDFMDELASMGPNSPEYEKWGERQRATFKTKEVPDSDDQTALAYIIAMGEKKWTAKIYMESEYYFEAYWLEISKMYDKMGERYEEVEKTVEGLRRRHAEKVSEHYGEMREEYVKDFGDMRRPLITHFTGCQPCNGHHNPTYSADDCWNSMERALNFADNQVLRTFGFFHPNLLDKSVSPLPFGYPDAPA; encoded by the coding sequence ATGGCAAAACTCGGTTCCAAAAGCAAATCTTCTCCATGGTCCTCAAACGGTTGCATCTTTCTCGTAGGAGCAATGTCAGTTCTTCTTCTATTCTGGGGCCTCTCCTCTTTCATCACCCCAATCCCAAACTCCAACCCCAAATTCAACTCCATCGCCACTAATCTCAAATCATTAAACACCACCATAAACATAAAATCCTTTCCTGATATGTTACACGACCCCTCCGACAAAACATTCTATGACGATCCAGAAACATGTTACACCATGATGGACAAACAAATGAAAAACTGGGACGAGAAGCGTAATGAGTGGCTACTCCATCATCCTTCATTTGTAACCGGAGCAGACGAAAAGATACTCGTTATAACCGGTTCGCAGCCGGAAAAATGCGAGAACCCCATCGGGGACCACCTCTTACTCCGGTTCTTCAAAAACAAGGTTGATTACTGTCGTTTACACAACTACGATATAATCTACAACAACGCGTTGTTGAACCCCAAAATGAACTCTTACTGGGCCAAGTATCCCGTGGTTCGGGCCGCGATGTTGGCTCATCCGGAAGTCGAGTGGATATGGTGGGTCGACTCAGACGCAGTCTTCACCGACATGGAGTTCAAACTACCGTTAAACCGTTACAAGAATCACAACCTTGTGATTCACGGCTGGGAAGAGTTGGTTAAGAAAGAACACAGCTGGACGGGGCTAAACGCCGGGGTTTTCTTGATTCGGAATTGTCAATGGTCGTTGGATTTCATGGATGAGTTAGCCAGCATGGGCCCAAATAGTCCAGAATATGAAAAATGGGGGGAAAGACAAAGAGCAACGTTCAAAACAAAGGAGGTACCCGACTCCGACGATCAAACGGCGCTAGCTTACATAATCGCGATGGGAGAAAAGAAATGGACGGCAAAGATTTACATGGAGAGTGAGTATTATTTTGAAGCGTATTGGTTAGAGATCTCAAAGATGTATGATAAAATGGGTGAGAGATATGAAGAGGTGGAAAAAACGGTGGAAGGGTTGAGAAGGAGACATGCTGAGAAAGTTAGTGAACATTATGGTGAAATGAGGGAGGAATATGTTAAGGATTTCGGGGACATGAGGAGACCTTTGATTACTCATTTTACAGGGTGTCAACCTTGTAATGGTCATCATAATCCAACGTATAGTGCTGATGATTGCTGGAATAGTATGGAGAGGGCTCTGAATTTTGCTGATAATCAGGTGCTGCGTACGTTTGGTTTCTTTCATCCCAATCTGTTGGATAAATCTGTTTCTCCATTACCATTTGGATACCCTGATGCACCAGCATAA